A genomic segment from Acidobacteriota bacterium encodes:
- a CDS encoding DUF983 domain-containing protein gives MTRGRFAAIARKLCPRCREGRIFAGFLRMNRKCPACGLVFEREQGYFVAAMYVSYALSVPLLAVLAVAVRLAKPGWSVDAVLGTAALLAIPFVPALFRYSRVLWMHLDREIDRET, from the coding sequence ATGACGAGGGGCCGGTTCGCCGCCATCGCGCGAAAGCTCTGCCCGCGCTGCCGCGAGGGAAGGATCTTCGCCGGATTCCTCCGGATGAACCGGAAGTGCCCCGCGTGCGGCCTCGTCTTCGAGCGCGAGCAGGGGTACTTCGTGGCCGCCATGTACGTCAGCTACGCCCTCTCGGTCCCGCTCCTCGCCGTGCTCGCGGTGGCCGTCCGCCTCGCGAAGCCCGGCTGGTCGGTCGACGCGGTCCTCGGGACCGCCGCCCTCCTCGCGATCCCCTTCGTGCCGGCCCTCTTCAGGTACTCGCGGGTCCTGTGGATGCATCTGGACCGGGAGATCGATCGGGAGACGTGA